The Diadema setosum chromosome 4, eeDiaSeto1, whole genome shotgun sequence genome window below encodes:
- the LOC140226764 gene encoding RWD domain-containing protein 4-like, which produces MTTTEEQEEEREVLLSIYDGDDCFKALDERTYQYKIGDAGDNKSFLLEISWGEDYPSSCPKISLDAFFNNHISQHIKDNIVSRIGKEAEQWLDSAMTFTLFEFAKENAEEFMSAQEEASPVNNEVEKEEKGDVVQSIQQTAKPKEKKEQLTKAQKRKLADRTNYKGERPRGWDWVDVIKHLSKTGPSKPDS; this is translated from the exons ATGACTACAACAGAGGAGCAAGAG gaagagagagaagtgCTTCTGTCAAtctatgatggtgatgattgttTCAAGGCACTTGATGAGAGAACCTATCAATACAAA ATAGGAGATGCTGGTGACAATAAGTCCTTCCTCCTGGAGATCTCCTGGGGTGAAGACTACCCTTCCTCTTGTCCCAAGATCAGCTTGGATGCCTTCTTCAACAACCACAT ATCACAGCACATTAAAGACAACATAGTATCAAGGATAGGAAAGGAG GCAGAGCAGTGGCTGGATAGTGCGATGACCTTCACCCTCTTTGAGTTCGCCAAGGAGAATGCGGAGGAGTTCATGTCCGCCCAGGAGGAGGCCAGTCCCGTCAAT aatgaagtagagaaagaagagaaaggagaCGTGGTGCAGTCGATCCAGCAGACGGCTAAACCAAAGGAAAAGAAGGAACAGTTGACCAAAGCACAGAAGAGAAAGCTAGCTGACCGAACAA ATTACAAGGGAGAGAGACCACGAGGCTGGGACTGGGTAGATGTGATTAAACAT TTAAGTAAGACTGGCCCATCCAAGCCTGATAGTTGA